ttgcagtgcttacggtgtcaagtggagtgcttggagccctcgggaagcactaggagcattcatcaacggaggtacccagtcggggtgccaggagatccgttacactagCCCTTTAATTAGACATGTGCAAATTGATTCAGCACAAATCAAATTTGTTATGAATTTATCAAAAGATATCTGAAACTTTTGGAACTAATCCCTCATGAATAGCTGGGCACCACTTTATActtcagaagacagagaagaaggcatctggcACCAAAAGGGATAActattgcacctttttttttattcaaaaaaaaGTCCAACAgtacagtgtgtttttaaacaggctttTTCTTTCCACAACTACCTTACGTTCACCCatagctatatacactcacctaaagaattattaggaacaccatactaatatggtgttggacccccttttgccttcagaactgccttaattccacgtggcattgattcaacaaggtgctgatagcattctttagaaatgttggcccatattgataggatagcatcttgcagttgatggagatttgagggatgcacatccagggcacgaagctcccattccaccacatcccaaagatgctctattgggttgagatctggtgactgtgggggccattttagtacagtgaactcattgtcatgttcaagaaaccaatttgaaatgattcgagctttgtgacatggtgcattatcctgctggaagtagccatcagaggatggatacatgttctcattctgtttacgccaaattcggactctaccatttgaatgtctcaacagaaatcgagactcatcagaccaggcaacatttttccagtcttcaacagtccaattttggtgagctcgttcaaattgtagcctctttttcctatttgtagtggagatgagtggtacccggtggggtcttctgctgttgtagcccatccgcctcaaggttgtgcgtgttgtggcttcacaaatgctttgttgcatacctcggttgtaacgagtggttatttcagtcaacgttgctcttctatcagcttgaatcagtcggcccattctcctctgacctctagcatccacaaggcatttttgcccacaggactgccgcatactggatgtttttcccttttcacaccattctttgtaaaccctagaaatggttgtgcgtgaaaatcccagtaactgagcagattgtgaaatactcagaccggcccgtctggcaccaacaaccatgccacgctcaaaattgcttaaatcacctttctttcccattctgacattcagtttggagttcaggagattgtcttcaccaggaccacacccctaaatgcattgaagcaactgccatgtgattggttgactggataattgcattaatgagaaatagaacaggtgttcctaataattctttaggtgagtgtatatttctgTCATTTTGACATTACTAAGGGTGTCTTGGCTTTAAAGATCTTGCCTATGGATCAGAAATCACCCTTTGTGGGTAGGTGGGAGGAGGACATCTATTCACAAACACTTTTATCTAAATGGCATACCTGTTGCACCACTGTTAGTAAAGGCAGCTGACAGGTGACTCTGGTGGAGACATCTCTCAAAGTTTTATAAGTTTGGTGCTAGAATGCCTCAACAATATTCAGTCTTACCAGTTTCTTTCAAGGGCTGCGATACAGTTGGATCAATGTACCCTATCTGGTGGGCCTGACCCATTGTGAACACCCTCTTATTATCCATTCGTTCCATCATCTCTGATATTTTTGGGTACCTCCTGTTATACTATAAGATACTCGCAGTTTATCTTTTAGGGGACAAACCCTTTGGCATAACAGTACTACAATTCATTGTTTCAGCTGCAGGTGTACATATTGCAGCTAAATGGCAAACCCCAAACattttaatttctgaagttaagcACAGGATAGATAAAATCGCAATTTTTGCGAAATTTGTGGCAATTCAGGGTGATACTGTTTATAATTACCTAAAAGTGTGTCAACTGTAGCTGTCCTCCTCCCATATGACTTACTACACATTTCTTCAGGTTGGACCTCCTTTCTGGTCGAACTTTCCTTGTTCTGTCTTACCCTTATTGCTAAGCCCCAGCTTAATTTCCATTGTGCACAATTCACTATAAGGGTACAGTCATGATACAGTCATGTTGCGGCCATGCTGCGGTCAAGAACCGCGTGGCTAAATAACCCACAGCTGCCttttatttaactaatgaagGCTGCACTTTATAGTTGGCCTTCATTGTCAATGACTGCAGCACGGCCACAACCCAACCATATTATAGATgctccatgtggccataccctaactgTGGATTAGTTGATGTATTTTGATGTTATACTGCATTCATGTTTCCTTTTATTGATTGTTTAATCCTGTACTAAATTAATACTCATTAATGTCATTTTTTCCTTATTCGTGCCCCCCTGCTTGGGGCTGTATCCTATTCGCACATCATACATGATCCTGAATTCTTTATTTTGTTTGTTCATCAATAAAACATTTGAAACCAAAAGATCTTGAAGAAGTTTGTACTGTTTTGAATCAGATCTAATTTATAGGAAACCAATTTATTCAACCCGAAACAAATTttgtgaaattcactcatctctaccttCAATATATTTCCGTGTTTTCAAAATGAGTATATTGTTGTAAAAGGAAACTTGATTGATTTAGGAAAGTTTTCTGCATTTTTATTACAAATGACTAAATTAATTACAGCACTGCTTACAATATTTACACATTTCCTCTAGAAATTATAAGAACCACTTTGCAAAACATGGTAGAAGACATACTTGATTgttacattgtacttcataagaAAATAGTAGAGCAATGCATTCTATATAAATGCGATAttagatacaaaaaaaataaatagaataaaaaagtTTTTCATGCAAGATTTTTTTTAAGGATCAAAAGCTAAATtaaaattttaatattgtattgcaTATTGTTTCCAGTAATACGGTTTTTCATAGCTACAGATGTCATACATAGATTATACTTCCAAAGCTAACTTAAGACTGCCCTATTCATATAGTGATAGCGTGCCATGTAGCAAGAAAGGCATGGCAAAGCCACACACAGTTTACCCTTAAATTTCCACAGTTTTGTAATGCATTTTTGGTCATATGGATTGTACAGGTGAGACACATTAAGCTGCAGAGCCAGATTGCAAAACCAAGGTAGATGATACTGCTATGTGTACTGGCAGCCTAGTGGGTATTGAAAATCAATGGTTCTATGGGGTAAAATTAACATGTCATTCTGGGCACTTACACTTTTATGGAGCATATGTGGCTGGTATTCTAGGAGAATATATGGCATGCACTTataatgacatttaaaaaaaaaagttgcgctATGTAACTATTCCTAACCAAGTTGTAAGTCCATCCATTGTTTCAACCTTCTTCTACTCTTGGAAGTAAAGATGTTGTTCTTTCTTTTTGTAGGGAATGAGGGTATGTATGGTTGGTTCACTCTATTTTGCAAACCAACCACAATTGTTCTGTATGGACCACACCATAAGCCCATTTTTTTGGTGGTTGACAAATAGCCACAGGTTGTAACACATTAAGTCTCCATTCCATACTTTTGGTCTAGATGCCGAAAAGGGAACATCATATTTTGAATTTGTATTTCCCATTTAATTTTATAAGAAAATAATGATAGCCTAAGGGTACAGTCCCATGTTGTGACTGATATGTAGATGCACGGAAACACTATAAGCCTCAAGGGCTCATTACCTCACTTGACCCAGATCAATGTAAagcactaaaatttaacttttattaatatatttatttttaaaaaactgCTATGAATAATCTGCTGCACTGGCAGAGTTACCACCCTCAATCTCTAAAGAAAGGCATCCCAATGGGCCAATACATCAGAGCCAGGAGAAATTACACTGAGGATTCTAGCTTCAGTCGTGAGTGTGATAATCTTTACCACAGATTTAGAGCAAGGGGCTACCCCAAAAAGGTCCTACACAGGGCCTATGCACGTGTAGGACACATTATGCAGTGCACCTAAGGTTTTAACCTCCAAAATTATCAGATGTATTGGCACATATGATGCCCGGAATCATCAAGTATACCAAATCCTAAATTAATACTGGCATGTATTTCAGGCAGATAACGATCTGAGAGATGTTATCACTACACGACCCAGCATTACACATCGGAGGGGGAAAAACCTCTGACATATTAGTCCATAGCCTCTATCAATTAGaaccaaaaaaaacaacctgATTAAAATCAAAGGTGGTGGGTGCCTTCCCTTGTGACCGATGTACTTTTTGTCCCTTCCTGAAAAAGACTAAGATTTTCACAAACCCCCTGGACAAGAAACAATATCAAATCAGAGAGTTTATAAACTGTATATTTCTTCCTTGATAATGTTGAGCACACCCTATATTTGGTTTCTGTGACAGAGCGTTAATTATGTATAACGAAACTCAGTTATTTGAAGTGCATGTGATATACCTCACAATACAATGTGCTTTGCTCTATGAATTAAAATCCACAAGGATCACCTTAGGGTCACCATAGGGCAGTGCATTGGGTAGTGCACCATCCTTCACTTATTTCAAAGTCCGGGCGCATCCCCATGCCGCGCAGAGCATGCGCAGCATTGCAGTTGGCTCCCGGTTCTAAGTCCGTGCGCATCCCGACACCGCATAGAGCATGCGCAGAACAGTGCTTGGCTCTTGGATTCTTCTAAGTCCATGCGCATCTCGATGCTGCGCCGAGCATGCGCTGTACAGTACTTGGCTCCCGGATGTCTCTAAGTCGGTGCGCAGCGCCCCTGCGCCCAGCACCTGACTCGGGCACCACCTCCGCTGCACTTTGATTAGCCATACGGCGATATGGGAGGGATTTCAAGCACGGTAAGTTGTGCCTATAACCCGACTCACCTTTTCACAGATGATGTTGGGGTACTTTCATTGGCTTATTTTCCTATTCATCAACAATAGTACCTCTTATATATCTCATTGGCGGCAAGCGCCTTCAATTCTGCccgttacccctgaggaagccaggtcACCAGCGAAACATGTAGGGGGGCAGACTTAGGTTTTAAAATCTCTTCCACTGCTGCAGCTTTAGCGTATAGGTTGTCGGATTGCAATTTCAGCTAGCACTATTGAGTCAGTTCCTCTGCCGCTATCTCATGGGTCAGTCAGATAGTctaacaacaatgagcaattcttAGTGTGTGTCAACTACCTAGATATATCAGTTAGCTAGCTAGCCGCCAATACAGGCAGCATTAGCGAATGCACTTTGAGGTGATAGCTAATCATCTAGGTAGCTAATCTGGAACCAGCGAGTAAAGCCTCAGCTCTTTACATGTGTCAGTGCAGTAACTGACCAACAGGCCAGGAGAGTGACCATTGCTGCAGTGTGTAGGACAGAGTGCACATCTCCACCACAAGCAGCATACGTTCATCAGATGCTGTTTGCAGTGAACAGGACGTTTTAAATACTTTTCTAGGCTCacgttttttaaaaataaatatatcaataaaagttacattttagtgcTTTACATTGATCTGGGTCATGTGAGGAAATGAGCCCTTGAGGCTTATAGTGGTTCCGTGTATAAGTATACCTCTACCCAAATCAGGTCCCTTGCGTTATTATTATGATATGTAGATGCAGTGCAGCTGAAAACCATGTGGGTGTGGAACATATATAAGTCCAGCAGTTTCCAAATAATAATGGCCCTTGCATCACTATTTCCAATCAACTATCAATTCAAAATGAATTTTTAAACAGGTGTTGACCACATGCCTCCCGCATCTCACGTTTTCCATGATTGAAAGGTATACAAAATACAATATTAAATGTAAAGCTTTTGCTGTGCAATGCAAATGGTTATCTGAAGAAAGCAAACCATTCCAACAAGCAGTTGCCAGCGGCATACTGTTGATTCAATGTCAATATTTACGTAGCTGTTCTACACTGCACAATTAAAAAGTGAGTCAAATGCCGACCCAACATTGATGACGTTTGTAGCAACCTAATTTTTCTTGTACAGTttgtagatgtttttttttttgccttgaaCTTTTAGTGTAATGAACTGTGTGAGTGTTTTTTACAACAATCCAACAATTTTCAAGGGTCAGGAAAAGCTTTAATGATACTTTCATAGGCTGGAGGTGGTGTGTGAGTTGCGAGACCAAGACGTAGGCTATTGCTAGACCAGTGAAAGTCAGGACGTCCAAAGTTGCCAGTGGTGTTAATTGTTGGCGATGTGCTGTTGGCACGAGGTAGAGTAACAAGTTGACTTTCAGCTTCAACCGCTAGAGGAGCAGATTGTAAAAATGGATGAAAAGTGGATGCTCTGAAGCTAGGTTTTCTTGTAAATGGATCAGGCTGCTCTTGTGAAGTCTGCCGTTGAAAAGTCAGGCTGGCTAGGCTGAGGTTGCTCCTACGTTCACAGCTACTGTTACGATAAAACCCAGATCTATTCGATGCCTGGTTTTGAGAAGAAGTTCTGGGACGGCGACTTGATGAGCTCGTCATTCTTGGGGAAATAGCTGCACTGGCACGCCGGCGGGACAAGCATGTGATTAGAACCCATATCAAACCTCCAATTATCAGTCCAATTGCAATGGAGACTGTAAATGATATTATTACTCCACCTGTTAAGAAATAAAAGAATATTATTACAAATATAAACTCAAGTAAAGTTATAGAAATTAACATCCCATGAACATGGTGGGATTGGTTTATATACCCTATCAGGCATCATATGATAGAGGGTCTAACACTCTGATGTCACGCCCATCATACACATTGCCTTTCTGCTGCTCAGTTCATTTCAAGTGAatggactgagctgcagtaccgagCGTGACCACTATACAAAGGAAGGTGCTGTGCTTTGTAGtcaatgaagaggccacagcaatctgatattgatgacctatccttgaggataggtcatcaatatttgggtCCTGGAAAAACCTTTTATGGTGTTGTGCAATATCACTGCAGAATTATTTGTATAACACAATGTATTTTAATCAATAACCCAATTTTTTATCTGTCAGAAAA
The sequence above is a segment of the Bufo bufo chromosome 4, aBufBuf1.1, whole genome shotgun sequence genome. Coding sequences within it:
- the LOC120999275 gene encoding myc target protein 1 homolog, yielding MATIKFREFSFRMHAGFTLRFTLRFTIFGAITPSIKSRDAGGVIISFTVSIAIGLIIGGLIWVLITCLSRRRASAAISPRMTSSSSRRPRTSSQNQASNRSGFYRNSSCERRSNLSLASLTFQRQTSQEQPDPFTRKPSFRASTFHPFLQSAPLAVEAESQLVTLPRANSTSPTINTTGNFGRPDFHWSSNSLRLGLATHTPPPAYESIIKAFPDP